The Sorangiineae bacterium MSr11367 genome window below encodes:
- the aspS gene encoding aspartate--tRNA ligase has product MARFIDELKRNAHCGQLRAQDEGKEVVLFGWVASYRDHGGCVFVDLRDREGITQLVFDPDRKGHGDLPKAAYELAQSLRSEWVIGVRGLVVGRGSNKNPRLATGEIEVHVIELGVFNKAETPPFEIIDELDTSEEKRLQYRYLDLRRAPLQRTLRIRHRLHQATRRYFDDKGFLELETPFMVKYTPGGARNFLVPSRTHQGKFYALAESPQLFKQLYMVAGFDRYFQIVKCFRDEDPRLDRQPEFTQIDVEMSFVSQDDVFRTMEGLIFALWKEALGIDLHDLYPEGRFPEMPFEESMKHYGNDKPDLRFDLPHTDLTGVVIDHAGGGIPFFKDIADKFIKGTYRRDLPAEIIKALRVPAQIGGNSLSRTEVDKLEEFVKGMGAKGLARAKVDAEGNWTQSPLAKTVTPEMRKAINEAVGAKDGDLILFQFGKESVVQTVMANLRVHLAKKLKLIPEVGHGGKFKFLWVVNPPLFEYDDEAKKWVAAHHAFTRPHDTDVALIDQDPGKVLCHRYDLVLNGFEIGGGSIRLHDPAVQAKVFAAMGIGEEEARQKFGFLLDALKFGAPPHGGIAVGMDRLAMLVSGAESLRDVIPFPKTQKGTDLMTDAPTRPSPDQLTELRIRVIDPQS; this is encoded by the coding sequence TTGGCCAGGTTCATCGACGAGCTGAAACGCAACGCGCACTGCGGACAACTCCGCGCACAAGACGAGGGCAAAGAAGTCGTTCTCTTTGGCTGGGTGGCCAGCTACCGCGATCATGGCGGGTGCGTCTTTGTCGATTTGCGCGACCGCGAGGGCATCACGCAGCTCGTGTTCGACCCCGATCGCAAGGGCCACGGCGACCTGCCAAAGGCTGCCTACGAGCTGGCCCAGTCGCTCCGCTCGGAGTGGGTCATCGGCGTGCGCGGCCTCGTCGTGGGCCGCGGCTCGAACAAGAACCCGCGCCTCGCCACCGGCGAGATCGAGGTTCATGTCATCGAGCTCGGGGTCTTCAACAAGGCGGAAACGCCGCCCTTCGAGATCATCGACGAGCTGGATACCTCCGAGGAAAAGCGCCTCCAGTACCGCTACCTCGACCTGCGCCGCGCGCCGCTCCAGCGCACGTTGCGCATCCGCCACCGCCTGCACCAGGCCACGCGCCGCTACTTCGACGACAAGGGCTTCCTCGAGCTCGAGACGCCCTTCATGGTGAAGTACACGCCCGGCGGCGCGCGCAACTTCCTCGTTCCCAGCCGCACGCACCAAGGGAAATTCTACGCGCTGGCGGAGAGCCCCCAGCTCTTCAAGCAGCTCTACATGGTGGCGGGCTTCGACCGCTACTTCCAGATCGTCAAATGCTTCCGTGACGAGGACCCGCGCCTCGATCGCCAGCCCGAGTTCACGCAGATCGACGTCGAGATGTCCTTCGTCAGCCAGGACGACGTCTTCCGCACCATGGAAGGCCTCATCTTCGCGCTGTGGAAGGAAGCGCTGGGCATCGACCTGCACGATCTCTACCCGGAGGGCCGCTTCCCCGAGATGCCCTTCGAGGAGTCGATGAAGCACTACGGCAACGACAAGCCGGACCTGCGCTTCGACCTGCCCCACACGGATCTCACGGGCGTGGTGATCGACCACGCCGGCGGCGGCATCCCCTTCTTCAAGGACATCGCCGACAAGTTCATCAAGGGCACCTACCGCCGCGACCTTCCGGCGGAAATCATCAAGGCGCTGCGCGTGCCCGCACAAATCGGCGGCAACTCGCTCTCGCGCACCGAGGTGGACAAGCTCGAGGAGTTCGTGAAGGGCATGGGCGCCAAAGGCCTGGCGCGCGCCAAGGTCGACGCCGAGGGGAACTGGACGCAGTCGCCACTGGCCAAGACGGTCACGCCGGAGATGCGCAAGGCCATCAACGAGGCCGTCGGCGCCAAAGACGGCGACTTGATCCTCTTCCAGTTCGGCAAGGAGAGCGTCGTGCAGACGGTCATGGCCAACCTGCGCGTGCACCTCGCCAAGAAGCTCAAGTTGATCCCCGAGGTCGGCCACGGCGGGAAGTTCAAGTTCCTCTGGGTCGTGAACCCGCCGCTGTTCGAGTACGACGACGAGGCGAAAAAGTGGGTCGCCGCCCACCACGCCTTCACGCGCCCTCATGACACCGACGTCGCGTTGATCGACCAGGATCCGGGCAAGGTGCTCTGTCACCGCTACGACCTCGTGCTCAACGGCTTCGAGATCGGCGGCGGTTCGATCCGCCTCCACGATCCGGCGGTGCAGGCCAAGGTGTTCGCGGCCATGGGCATCGGTGAGGAGGAAGCGCGTCAGAAGTTCGGGTTCTTGCTCGACGCGCTCAAGTTCGGCGCACCGCCGCACGGGGGCATTGCCGTGGGCATGGACCGCTTGGCCATGCTCGTCTCCGGCGCGGAGAGCCTGCGCGACGTCATCCCCTTCCCCAAGACGCAAAAGGGGACGGATTTGATGACCGACGCCCCGACGCGCCCCAGTCCGGATCAACTCACGGAGCTTCGCATCCGGGTCATCGACCCCCAGAGCTGA